A window from Thunnus albacares chromosome 19, fThuAlb1.1, whole genome shotgun sequence encodes these proteins:
- the psmb9a gene encoding proteasome subunit beta type-9 has protein sequence MLEGTGPEWLSEEVKTGTTIIAIEFDGGVVLGSDSRVSAGASVVNRVMNKLSPLHDKIYCALSGSAADAQTIAEMVNYQLDVHSLEIGEDPQVRSAATLVKNISYKYKEELSAHLIVAGWDRREGGQVFATLSGLLTRQPFAVGGSGSSYVYGFVDAEYRKGMKKEECQQFVVNTLSLAMNRDGSSGGVAYIVTIDEHGTEQKVVLGNNLPTFFDMS, from the exons ATGTTGGAAGGAACGGGACCAGAGTGGTTGTCTGAGGAGGTGAAAACCGGA ACAACTATCATTGCCATAGAGTTCGATGGAGGAGTTGTGTTGGGGTCTGATTCCCGAGTGTCTGCAGG AGCATCAGTGGTCAACAGGGTGATGAACAAGCTGTCTCCCCTCCATGACAAGATCTACTGTGCTCTGTCAGGCTCTGCAGCAGATGCTCAGACCATCGCTGAGATGGTCAACTATCAGCTCGATGTTCACAG TTTGGAGATAGGTGAGGACCCTCAGGTTCGCTCAGCTGCCACTCTGGTGAAGAACATCTCATATAAGTACAAGGAGGAGCTGTCAGCACATCTCATTGTCGCCGGCTGGGACagaagggagggagggcag GTGTTTGCAACCCTGAGTGGCCTCCTGACAAGACAACCTTTTGCAGTTGGTGGTTCTGGCAGCTCATATGTTTATGGGTTTGTTGATGCTGAGTATCGCAAGGGCATGAAAAAAGAGGAGTGCCAGCAGTTTGTTGTCAACA CTCTCTCTTTGGCTATGAACCGTGACGGCTCCAGCGGCGGCGTGGCCTATATTGTCACCATCGATGAACATGGCACAGAGCAGAAAGTTGTTCTAGGGAATAACTTACCCACCTTCTTTGATATGTCATAA